The following are from one region of the Pseudazoarcus pumilus genome:
- a CDS encoding pilin, translating to MKKMQQGFTLIELMIVVAIIGILAAVALPAYQDYTQRARASEVVLAASTARTCVTEIVQAHRDGNGADMSDCASGFRKTDYASYITVSSGAGGGTGSTNGVIEVEAGGSLLGLSIELSPVYSSTFHITSWTCTAGDNFDETTAKMAWLPGSCRD from the coding sequence ATGAAGAAGATGCAACAGGGCTTTACCCTTATCGAACTGATGATCGTCGTCGCGATCATCGGCATCCTGGCAGCCGTCGCGCTGCCGGCCTATCAGGACTACACGCAGCGCGCGCGCGCGTCCGAGGTCGTGCTTGCTGCCAGTACAGCACGGACTTGCGTCACCGAGATTGTTCAAGCTCACCGCGACGGTAACGGTGCAGACATGAGTGATTGCGCCTCCGGCTTCAGGAAAACCGATTACGCCAGTTACATCACGGTGTCGTCGGGCGCTGGTGGTGGGACGGGCAGCACTAACGGGGTGATCGAAGTCGAGGCTGGTGGGTCGTTGCTTGGTTTGAGCATCGAGCTTTCCCCGGTTTATTCAAGCACATTCCATATCACGTCATGGACATGCACGGCTGGTGACAATTTTGATGAGACTACCGCCAAGATGGCTTGGCTGCCAGGCTCCTGCCGCGACTAA
- a CDS encoding glycosyltransferase family 2 protein, with the protein MSVVIPARNEAGVIAGVVQRLRYTLPEVEILVVDDGSTDETAMVARDAGATVFSHRHGMGNGAAIKAGARKAQGEIIVFMDGDGQHDPADIPRLLARLEEGHDMVVGARDGASQASVGRGIANRFYNRLASYMTNQRIQDLTSGFRAVRADKFREFLYLLPNGFSYPTTITMAFFRAGYSVAYEPIQAAKRIGKSHLRIVKDGVRFLLIIFKIGTLYSPLKLFAPLAFLFFLLGAGWYGFTLMSEGRFTNMSALMFTTSIIVFMMGLVSEQITALLYKRDD; encoded by the coding sequence GTGTCGGTAGTCATTCCTGCCCGCAATGAAGCGGGCGTCATTGCAGGCGTGGTCCAGCGCTTGCGGTATACCCTGCCCGAAGTCGAGATCCTCGTCGTCGATGACGGATCAACGGACGAAACGGCCATGGTTGCCCGGGATGCAGGGGCCACTGTGTTCAGTCACCGGCATGGCATGGGCAACGGTGCTGCCATCAAGGCCGGCGCCCGCAAGGCGCAGGGTGAAATCATCGTTTTCATGGACGGTGACGGCCAGCACGACCCGGCCGATATCCCGCGCCTGCTGGCCCGGCTGGAGGAGGGCCACGACATGGTCGTCGGCGCGCGCGACGGAGCCTCGCAGGCCAGTGTGGGGCGCGGTATCGCGAACCGTTTCTACAACCGGCTGGCCAGCTACATGACCAACCAGCGCATCCAGGACCTCACCTCTGGATTCCGTGCCGTACGCGCGGACAAGTTCCGCGAATTCCTCTACCTGCTGCCCAACGGCTTTTCCTACCCGACGACCATTACCATGGCCTTCTTCCGTGCCGGCTACTCTGTCGCCTACGAGCCCATTCAGGCCGCCAAACGCATCGGGAAAAGCCATCTGCGCATCGTTAAGGACGGTGTCCGCTTCCTGCTGATAATTTTCAAGATCGGCACGCTCTACTCGCCGCTCAAGCTGTTCGCACCGCTGGCTTTTCTCTTCTTCCTGCTGGGGGCTGGCTGGTACGGCTTCACCTTGATGAGCGAGGGTCGATTCACCAATATGAGCGCGCTGATGTTCACCACCAGCATCATCGTGTTCATGATGGGTTTGGTATCGGAACAGATCACCGCGTTGCTCTACAAGCGAGATGATTAG
- a CDS encoding UDP-N-acetylglucosamine 2-epimerase translates to MIHVVIGTKAQLIKMAPVMVALAEHGLDYRFIWTGQHRDTIDEILDNFGLRTPDCVLYDGPDITSIRAMALWSVRVLWKTVRNRHKIFDVSGKGVVLVHGDTFSTLLGALMARMVRLDVGHVESGLRSFRLFHPFPEEITRILTFRLANVYFCPDKKAIDNLANYRGQKILTNGNTLMDALRISHTIGRQQSEDAPSGAYAVVTVHRFENLSSRSAASRVVEIVERIADTVPLLFILHKPTERALRKHGLIQRLETNARISLRQRYDYFRFVRLIESAEFVVSDGGSNQEECFYLGKPILLLRMATERSEGLGRNCVLSGYDLDVVDRFVQQYPDLAGAPSSSGQRPSERIADFCRKYHHNGRQSADIHSPVR, encoded by the coding sequence GTGATTCACGTTGTCATCGGGACTAAGGCCCAGCTGATCAAGATGGCGCCGGTAATGGTGGCGTTGGCCGAGCACGGTCTTGACTATCGTTTCATCTGGACGGGCCAGCATCGTGACACAATCGACGAAATCCTCGATAACTTCGGGTTGAGAACGCCCGACTGTGTGCTTTACGACGGGCCGGATATAACCTCGATCCGTGCAATGGCGCTGTGGAGCGTTCGCGTGCTCTGGAAGACGGTGCGCAATCGACACAAGATTTTCGATGTTTCCGGAAAAGGCGTGGTCCTCGTTCACGGCGACACCTTCTCGACCTTGTTGGGAGCATTGATGGCGCGCATGGTCCGGCTCGATGTGGGGCATGTCGAATCCGGCTTGCGTTCTTTCAGGTTGTTCCACCCGTTCCCGGAGGAAATAACCCGGATTCTGACCTTCCGACTGGCCAACGTGTATTTTTGCCCGGACAAAAAGGCCATCGACAATCTCGCGAACTACCGTGGTCAGAAGATCCTCACGAACGGCAACACCTTGATGGATGCTCTGCGAATTTCGCACACCATCGGTCGGCAGCAGAGTGAAGACGCTCCTTCGGGCGCCTATGCGGTGGTAACCGTTCACCGCTTCGAGAACCTGTCGTCTCGTTCGGCAGCGAGCCGCGTTGTCGAAATCGTGGAGCGTATCGCCGATACCGTTCCGCTGCTTTTCATCTTGCACAAACCGACGGAGAGAGCGTTACGCAAGCACGGGCTGATCCAGCGCTTGGAGACGAACGCTCGAATCAGTTTGCGTCAACGTTATGACTATTTTCGATTCGTGCGATTGATCGAGTCGGCCGAGTTCGTCGTTAGTGACGGTGGAAGCAATCAGGAGGAATGTTTCTACCTCGGAAAACCCATTCTGCTTCTCCGAATGGCAACCGAACGTAGTGAGGGTTTGGGGCGAAACTGTGTTCTCAGCGGTTACGATTTGGATGTGGTCGACCGGTTCGTTCAACAGTACCCAGACCTGGCTGGGGCTCCGAGCTCTTCAGGGCAGCGTCCATCCGAGCGGATAGCGGATTTCTGTCGGAAGTATCACCACAACGGTCGTCAGTCTGCAGATATCCACAGCCCCGTACGATGA
- a CDS encoding CDP-glycerol glycerophosphotransferase family protein, with the protein MKIDRRNPKHWLYLFAFAVNVLLALVLRPFMRGQGKHVVLYGHKLNGNLLAIHKELCKRSHVAADAVYLSLDPDYARALRSEGVNVVCAVDPRAAIVLARTAVIITDHGLHVMEPLLWLTRIRFVDVWHGIPFKGFDAADFRVQHHYDEVWVASPLMAEYYTQKYGFDPSRVVVTGYARTDRLVKRDEDVSGIRKCLGIPLEGPVILFAPTWVQDDRGRSLYPFGLSETEFLRTLSHIAELHGATVLMRAHLNSGEQGAGVWPRIVFVPQSRFPDTEAVLLASDVLICDWSSIAFDFLVLDRPALFLDVAAPFRKGYSLGPEYRFGPVLSSLEDLKHCVDDCLENPKFYWLEHEAAHHAKRQTIYGGFDDGCSAERCVKRLGEMLPKDGSSR; encoded by the coding sequence ATGAAGATCGATCGACGTAACCCTAAACACTGGCTCTACCTGTTCGCCTTTGCCGTTAACGTCCTGTTGGCCTTGGTGTTGCGTCCGTTCATGCGCGGCCAGGGCAAGCATGTGGTCCTCTACGGACACAAGCTCAACGGTAATCTGCTAGCGATTCACAAGGAGCTGTGCAAACGCTCTCATGTGGCGGCGGATGCGGTGTATCTATCGCTCGATCCAGACTACGCGAGAGCCCTCCGTTCCGAAGGCGTGAACGTCGTGTGTGCCGTTGATCCACGCGCTGCCATCGTATTGGCCCGAACCGCGGTGATCATCACGGACCACGGCCTGCACGTGATGGAGCCGCTGTTGTGGCTCACGAGAATTCGATTCGTCGACGTGTGGCACGGCATTCCGTTCAAGGGCTTCGATGCCGCGGATTTTCGCGTGCAGCATCACTACGACGAAGTGTGGGTGGCCTCGCCGCTGATGGCCGAGTACTATACGCAAAAGTACGGCTTCGACCCCTCCCGTGTGGTCGTGACCGGCTATGCGCGTACAGACCGTCTAGTGAAGCGTGATGAAGATGTTTCCGGGATCCGGAAATGTCTGGGAATTCCGCTGGAAGGGCCGGTGATCCTGTTCGCTCCGACATGGGTGCAGGACGACCGAGGTAGAAGTCTGTATCCATTCGGGCTCTCGGAAACAGAGTTTCTCCGCACCCTGTCCCATATTGCCGAGCTTCATGGCGCAACCGTGCTGATGCGAGCACATCTCAATAGCGGCGAACAGGGCGCAGGCGTTTGGCCACGCATCGTCTTCGTTCCGCAGTCGCGTTTCCCCGACACCGAGGCCGTGTTGCTGGCAAGCGACGTTCTCATCTGCGACTGGTCTTCGATTGCATTCGACTTTCTGGTGCTGGATCGTCCGGCGCTCTTTCTCGACGTAGCAGCCCCCTTCCGGAAAGGTTATTCGCTGGGTCCGGAGTACCGTTTCGGCCCCGTGCTCTCATCATTGGAGGATCTGAAACATTGCGTTGACGATTGTTTGGAGAATCCGAAATTCTACTGGCTCGAGCATGAAGCAGCTCATCACGCGAAAAGACAGACCATCTACGGAGGTTTTGACGACGGATGTTCAGCTGAACGGTGCGTGAAGCGGCTCGGCGAGATGCTGCCTAAAGACGGATCTTCTCGATGA
- a CDS encoding adenylyltransferase/cytidyltransferase family protein: MKSLVVVTFGTFDVFHVGHLHLLERARALGDSLTVGVSTDALNIAKKGRAPVFSQDERLRLVAALRCVDEVFLEESLELKREYLIRHRADILAMGDDWKGRFDEFRDICEVVYFERTPAISTTAVIEKIRL, from the coding sequence GTGAAGAGTTTGGTCGTTGTCACCTTCGGAACATTCGACGTCTTTCACGTCGGCCACCTTCACCTGCTCGAACGAGCCAGGGCGTTGGGCGACAGCCTGACTGTTGGCGTGTCGACTGACGCCTTGAACATTGCGAAGAAAGGGCGAGCGCCGGTTTTCTCGCAAGATGAACGCCTGCGACTGGTCGCCGCACTTCGGTGCGTGGATGAGGTGTTCCTCGAAGAATCGCTCGAGCTCAAACGGGAGTATCTGATCCGCCATCGGGCCGACATCCTTGCCATGGGTGATGACTGGAAGGGTCGTTTCGATGAATTTCGAGACATATGCGAGGTGGTGTATTTCGAACGCACGCCGGCCATCTCGACCACTGCAGTCATCGAGAAGATCCGTCTTTAG
- a CDS encoding glycosyltransferase family 52: protein MHPRRLFICGTPLQALLIERIIELESLSKDECILFFYTYSINDKYAHAYERICPLFHEAHHYFCDNKYPGYARDARRLFSNLDYQAVYFASAISSFVLLALSCAQNPEIVTFDDGTANISQNSLYASKYGLTLKKALALALFGNRYHLQRIRKESRRHYTLHPGSTNNISDKLVPISIVGSLRESASDSSCSLILGTLFRDAFPSMRPGEIQNRLCKFASRLRGDVFYLPHPRSGESWLRGIRTIDTQQVAEEVAVDLCDRYGRLDLYGFCSSAQLNLGSSERIRNFLLTADGHITNLHTMTETMNRAGIKPYGIIDLDLLHSGNGAPES from the coding sequence ATGCACCCAAGGAGGCTCTTCATTTGCGGAACACCGCTGCAGGCACTGCTGATCGAAAGAATCATCGAGCTTGAGTCGCTGTCTAAAGACGAGTGTATCCTGTTTTTCTATACCTACTCAATCAACGACAAGTATGCACATGCCTACGAACGCATTTGCCCGCTATTCCATGAAGCACATCACTATTTCTGCGACAACAAGTACCCAGGATATGCTCGCGATGCGCGCAGACTGTTCTCAAACCTTGATTATCAGGCAGTGTACTTTGCTTCGGCCATAAGTAGTTTCGTCTTGCTCGCCTTGAGTTGCGCCCAAAACCCAGAAATCGTCACCTTTGATGACGGAACGGCCAACATATCTCAAAACAGCCTGTATGCATCAAAGTACGGACTGACCTTAAAAAAGGCGCTTGCACTGGCACTGTTTGGAAACAGATACCACCTGCAAAGGATTCGCAAGGAGTCACGCAGACATTACACGCTGCATCCGGGCTCGACGAATAACATCTCCGACAAGCTTGTCCCGATTTCTATCGTCGGCTCACTGCGGGAATCGGCGTCCGACTCTTCTTGCTCCTTGATCCTAGGTACGCTATTCAGGGACGCGTTTCCTTCGATGCGCCCGGGGGAGATTCAGAACAGGCTTTGCAAGTTCGCATCGCGACTGAGAGGGGACGTTTTTTACCTCCCGCATCCACGCTCAGGCGAATCATGGTTGAGGGGAATCCGCACCATTGACACTCAACAGGTCGCTGAAGAGGTAGCAGTGGATCTCTGCGACCGTTACGGGCGTCTAGACCTATATGGATTCTGCAGTTCGGCTCAGCTCAACCTTGGATCCAGCGAACGAATAAGAAATTTTTTGCTCACGGCAGATGGCCACATCACAAATCTGCACACTATGACGGAAACAATGAACCGCGCTGGAATCAAACCTTACGGGATCATCGATTTGGATCTTCTTCACTCTGGAAATGGAGCCCCTGAATCGTGA
- the pseI gene encoding pseudaminic acid synthase: MKSKQIKVAGRVIGAENPPYVIAELSANHNGKLETAIKIIEEANKAGADAVKLQTYKADTITLNCDSDDFRIHGGLWDGRTLYDLYQEAHMPWEWHKPLFEYARKLGITIFSSPFDNTAIDLLEDLNAPAYKIASFEAVDLPLIKYAANTGKPMIISTGMADAMEIQEAIDAARSGGCKELAILHCVSGYPAAAEDYNLRTIPDMIERFGLVTGLSDHTLDNTTAIASVALGASIIEKHVTLDRTGSGPDDSFSLEPAELEFLCKGVKTAWEAIGKVDYSRKSSEQGNVKFRRSLYVTQDLKAGDILTEANLRSVRPGFGLEPKHLEVLLGRRVTRDIPAGTPMRWDVVDRQPD; this comes from the coding sequence ATGAAATCTAAGCAAATTAAGGTCGCTGGCCGCGTTATCGGAGCTGAAAATCCGCCCTACGTTATCGCAGAGCTCTCCGCCAACCACAATGGCAAACTTGAAACCGCCATTAAGATAATCGAGGAAGCGAACAAAGCAGGGGCAGATGCAGTCAAACTCCAAACTTACAAAGCCGACACCATCACTCTGAACTGCGATAGCGATGATTTCCGCATCCACGGGGGACTTTGGGACGGACGAACGCTATATGACCTGTATCAAGAAGCGCACATGCCTTGGGAATGGCACAAGCCGCTTTTCGAATATGCCCGTAAACTCGGCATCACGATTTTCAGTTCCCCGTTCGACAATACCGCCATTGACCTTCTCGAAGATTTGAATGCCCCTGCCTACAAGATCGCATCGTTCGAAGCGGTAGACCTCCCCCTGATCAAATATGCGGCCAATACGGGCAAACCGATGATCATTTCCACCGGCATGGCCGATGCCATGGAAATTCAGGAAGCCATTGATGCCGCACGCTCCGGCGGCTGCAAGGAACTCGCAATTTTACATTGCGTCAGCGGCTACCCCGCTGCGGCAGAAGACTACAACCTGCGCACCATTCCTGACATGATAGAACGCTTCGGGCTGGTGACCGGACTGTCTGATCACACGCTGGACAACACCACCGCCATTGCCAGCGTGGCGCTCGGCGCCTCAATCATCGAGAAACACGTCACTCTCGACCGCACTGGCAGCGGTCCAGACGACAGCTTTTCTCTGGAACCCGCTGAGCTGGAATTCCTGTGCAAAGGCGTCAAAACCGCTTGGGAAGCGATCGGCAAAGTGGACTACAGCCGCAAATCCAGCGAACAAGGGAATGTGAAGTTTCGCAGATCCCTCTATGTTACTCAGGACCTCAAGGCAGGCGACATTCTCACTGAAGCGAATCTCCGCAGCGTCAGACCCGGATTCGGACTGGAGCCGAAGCATCTGGAGGTGCTTCTCGGACGTCGGGTCACCAGAGACATCCCGGCCGGAACGCCGATGCGATGGGACGTAGTTGACCGACAGCCGGACTAA
- a CDS encoding WbqC family protein has product MTSHSPNMRIAILQPTFLPWLGWFDIADQADLLILLDDVSFSKQSWQQRNRLRTRRGLEYVTVPVRSAGRLGQPILDVEIAEPNFASKLERTISGNYARAPYFRELFPSFCEALHHVAAQERLAPLNMELIEWFCRVLGINTPRRASSDLGTNGKRGEYVAALCEYTGADEYLSPSGAEDYLLEDRQAFDRRGISVSLHQYSHPIYHQMFSPFMPYASTLDLIFNEGERALEIIRSGRRSLRALGASAASKEGIS; this is encoded by the coding sequence ATGACGTCCCACTCTCCGAACATGCGCATCGCAATTCTTCAACCCACGTTCCTACCTTGGCTGGGCTGGTTCGACATCGCAGACCAAGCAGACCTGCTAATACTGCTCGACGACGTCTCCTTTTCCAAGCAGTCATGGCAACAGCGCAACCGCCTACGCACACGGCGGGGCTTGGAGTACGTTACGGTCCCGGTCCGCTCCGCGGGCCGTCTGGGGCAACCCATTCTGGATGTCGAGATCGCGGAACCAAACTTCGCTTCGAAGCTGGAACGCACGATCTCGGGAAACTACGCCCGCGCGCCTTACTTTAGGGAGTTGTTCCCCAGCTTTTGTGAGGCCCTCCATCACGTGGCAGCTCAGGAGAGGCTCGCGCCCCTCAACATGGAACTGATCGAATGGTTTTGCAGGGTTCTTGGCATCAACACCCCCCGAAGGGCGAGCAGCGACTTGGGCACAAACGGAAAGCGCGGAGAATACGTGGCAGCCTTGTGCGAATACACAGGCGCTGATGAATACCTTTCGCCGTCGGGTGCAGAAGACTATCTTCTCGAAGATCGACAGGCCTTCGACCGACGCGGCATCAGCGTTTCGCTACACCAGTATTCGCACCCCATCTATCATCAGATGTTCTCGCCCTTCATGCCTTATGCCAGCACGCTTGACCTAATATTCAATGAGGGCGAGCGAGCACTGGAAATTATTCGTTCGGGCCGTCGCTCGCTGCGGGCGCTTGGCGCCTCTGCGGCAAGCAAGGAGGGAATCTCATGA
- a CDS encoding putative sugar O-methyltransferase, producing MHNTDAELDLLLRDMDEADPQYRPTAFWRTALDRLIPELGDGGLQRFRSLPGPLSFFVPTYGFPGIHTTPARFTPLRHALENLELGDRRCSIHLERLLTGEAQAESDYRVLCAADQPLRPPFLDQFSEGEAAAPIEQFEFDGRRFGRSSLNYLLGLAFLKRHCDLSEVRTVLEIGGGFGSLGEILLADKRNDVFYINADIPPTVHCAHHYLSTTHGRNSILGYAESRNEKVLDISAMRASHRAATLAAWQLPRLQGTVDLFVNFISFQEMEPDVVCNYLGQIKRLQARYILLRNLREGKAKATPGTVGVIDPIKGEMYDEFLGQSYRLVACNTVPFGYRTVDGFHSELRVYERR from the coding sequence ATGCACAACACCGATGCTGAACTAGATCTGCTGCTGCGCGACATGGACGAAGCTGATCCTCAGTATCGGCCAACAGCCTTTTGGCGTACTGCACTGGACAGACTTATTCCAGAATTGGGCGACGGGGGCCTTCAACGCTTTCGCTCGTTGCCTGGGCCGCTATCGTTCTTCGTACCAACCTACGGCTTCCCTGGCATACATACGACACCTGCTCGCTTTACCCCCCTGCGCCACGCTCTGGAGAATCTGGAACTGGGCGATCGACGCTGCTCCATACACCTTGAACGGTTGCTCACAGGGGAGGCGCAAGCCGAATCCGACTATCGGGTTCTATGCGCCGCTGACCAGCCCCTGCGCCCCCCTTTTCTTGATCAGTTCAGCGAGGGGGAAGCCGCGGCCCCGATCGAACAATTCGAGTTCGATGGCCGACGCTTTGGGCGGTCGTCGCTGAATTACCTGCTTGGCTTGGCCTTTCTCAAGCGACATTGCGACCTGTCCGAAGTACGCACCGTCCTGGAAATCGGCGGGGGTTTCGGCTCTCTGGGGGAAATCTTGCTTGCCGACAAGCGTAACGATGTGTTCTACATTAACGCGGACATCCCGCCTACCGTCCACTGCGCTCATCATTACCTGTCGACCACCCATGGGCGCAACTCAATTCTGGGCTACGCAGAATCCCGCAACGAGAAGGTGCTGGATATCTCAGCGATGCGCGCCAGCCACCGTGCTGCCACTTTGGCCGCGTGGCAGCTGCCAAGACTGCAAGGCACTGTCGATTTGTTTGTGAATTTCATCTCCTTTCAAGAGATGGAACCGGACGTGGTGTGCAACTATCTTGGTCAAATCAAAAGGCTTCAAGCCCGATATATCCTCCTGCGCAACCTGCGCGAAGGAAAGGCGAAAGCGACTCCCGGGACAGTCGGCGTAATCGACCCAATCAAGGGAGAAATGTACGACGAATTTCTTGGTCAATCATATCGGCTGGTTGCATGCAACACAGTCCCTTTTGGCTATCGTACCGTGGACGGATTTCATTCCGAGCTTCGAGTGTACGAACGCCGATGA
- a CDS encoding class I SAM-dependent methyltransferase, producing the protein MHGDSAQAVQYSDTVSQHKRFKVLSEVAPDLGSVVDLGCGLGHFLDHLRANGFAGPYLGLDFVQEFVNSANAKHASDPLTEFKQCDLIADAYPEGYDTFVVCGVFNNKMDNNAEFMRCVLEKAFAATRKQVAFNAMSTYVDFEDPDLYYTNPCEIFDFCKRNLTRKVTLRHEYLVREDRPPFEYAVYLYK; encoded by the coding sequence ATGCACGGTGATTCCGCGCAGGCTGTCCAATATTCGGATACCGTGTCGCAACACAAGCGCTTCAAGGTACTCAGCGAGGTCGCACCGGATTTGGGTTCGGTGGTTGACTTGGGCTGCGGCTTGGGCCACTTCCTCGACCATTTGCGAGCCAACGGTTTCGCCGGCCCTTACCTCGGGCTTGATTTCGTCCAAGAGTTTGTGAACAGCGCAAACGCCAAGCATGCCAGCGACCCGCTAACTGAATTCAAGCAGTGCGACCTTATCGCCGACGCCTACCCCGAGGGCTACGACACCTTCGTAGTGTGTGGAGTGTTCAACAACAAGATGGACAACAACGCCGAGTTCATGCGATGCGTACTGGAAAAGGCTTTTGCTGCCACCCGCAAGCAGGTGGCCTTCAACGCCATGTCCACCTACGTCGATTTTGAAGATCCCGACCTGTACTACACTAACCCGTGCGAAATATTCGACTTTTGCAAACGCAACCTGACCCGAAAGGTAACCTTGCGCCACGAATACCTGGTGCGCGAAGACAGACCGCCTTTCGAGTATGCGGTTTATCTCTACAAGTGA